DNA from Scheffersomyces stipitis CBS 6054 chromosome 1, whole genome shotgun sequence:
GGAACATCACCAGGTTGCTTTGGAACAAGACAAAGTTAGTAAGAAGAGCAAggtcaattccttgatgCAACTGTCGTtgtttctcaagaagaaacttaTCCTCTCCAAGGACTTACAATTGGAACTCATGCACAACACCAATAGCCCGTCAAGCACACAAACAAGTCTCAAACCTTCGCAGGTATCTACGTTGGCCCCCGTTTCCTCGGAGTTGATGAATGCTAAATTCCTCACTGCAAACACAACGGCTACAGGAAAGAAAACATACTCTAATCTGCCTGTAATGGAAACACTTGTAGAACGGAACAAACGGATTCACGAATTGAACCAGAAATGGAACCGTTCCATCCTGGCAGAAGCAACTTCGACGAAAAAAGTcgacaagaagaacgaCAACctcaaagaagaacacGCCAAACTGGAAGCTAAACAAGTCACCAACGAGAGAAAACGGTCTAGAACATATCTGTttgacgacgacgacgattACGACCCTTATGACCCTTACGACGATTATGACACCTTCGGAACCTATTCCTGATCTTACTTATTAATTAGCCATAATATTAACTAATCTTATTCATGCGTGAAATTATCATTTCTGATTGCTAGATATAGATGAATATATATACGGAGATGCAAATTATATAGAGCCACTTATAAATATCAGAGTAGAACGTCATCATCCTGTGAAGTAGCTAATTCCTGGAAAAACGGCAATTGGAGTATTTCCCGAGCACTCAATCTTTTGGTGGGGTCCATTCTGAAACAACCATAGAGCAATTCTATCAAGTACTTGTGATCCTTGTAGTCTTCtatgttcttcttgaatccTTCGTACTGGGCATCAGCATCGTTGAGATCTCCTACGAATTGCGGCTTGACTAACTTGTCACCGGCCTTGTTAAACAATTTGAGAGTATCTTGGATCACACTGTCAGGTGGGAAACAATCATTTTCGTTCTCATGCCTTATAAAATCACTTAACACCTTTACTAGATTACCACTACTTTGGGCCATATTAGtcaagttgatttcaaGACCACAGCCATGCAATTCGGCACATCTCTGCAATTTCTCTATACCAAAGATCAACGCTagttcaagaagagcaTCAGTATCATCTGGAGAATTAAATACGGGGAACTTCCTGGCTATGAGGGAGAATCCTATTATTCCAGCTGACCAAATGTCTATCTTTGTGCTTTGGTTTGTACATTTGAAAAGCACTTCTGGTGCTCTAAAGCCTCTTGTACCGGCTCTATTTGCTCTTCTGGGAGGACGATTATCCAGTTTTGGGTAGGCTCCTTTGACATTAAGTCTCTTGATGTGAGACCTATTTACGACTAACTTTTCCTTTGATAAACAGGGACACGCGTTGGAAGGTTTGGATGTCGAATTGAACTTTTCCGCTAACCCAAAATCGACCAAAACTCCCTTTCCTTTGAATGGATcatacaagaagttggttgGCTTTAAGTCTCTATGTATAACACCCTTCTCATGAATGTAATCCAAGGCATGGAAAAGCTCCCAAAAGTATTTCTTGATGCCCTTGATGGGTAAATCTCTATAAAAGTCCCTGAAGTCGGCATGCTGGTAATATGGTAGTATGGCCAATACTTGGTCCTGGTAGCGCAATACATCAAGCAAAGGAGCTACATTGGCGTTTCCTGTCAACATatacaacaaattgagcTCGTTGTGGATTCTATTAGGCGAAGAGGTGACATAAATCTGCTTCAACGCAACGATGGggtttttctttttgggAACAGGTTTATGCTTATTTTTCTTTAGCGGTGGTGATTTCCACATATCAGATCCCAACATCACTTTCCCGTTCAAAGCCTCAGCCTTGTACACAGTGGAAAATGTTCCTTCTCCGATCTTGTCTATCAAACGGAAATCAGTCGACAACACAGGAAAGCACTCTTCTAACTTATGCATTTCctcaagtacttcaagCGAAACTTCGTCCTCTTCATAGATGTCCTGCGGATCGCTATTAGACTCTTGTTTATACTGGCTTGGGAGATTAGTTGTATCTCTTAATATATTTGCGTTTTTCTCTACGGACACCTTTTCGTTATCGGcttgctcttcttcgatatcCTTCAATATATCCTGGTCTAGCAGTACAACCAGATCGTTCTGGTCCGTTACGTCTTCTACAACTGCCGTTTGGTTAGCAATTTTTGCTACTGGGTCGCTCAGGGACATCTTACTAGTGCCGCTCGCAGAGTAGGCACCTGTGTTGGTGAATTTTGCAGCTGAGCTAGCATTATTGACACTCGAAGCTCTggtcaagttcaaattaCGGATGAAAGGTGATATCCACGCCACTGGAGGGCcattttttgaattctgaTTCATTCGCATGTATCTGTCATCATTACTGTTTAGACGCGGAAGTCTTTTACCGTCGTTGAAGGGATCGTCTTCGCTGGGAAgccttctcttcttcaagagtgAACCTTCGTCAGACGCGTCTGTGCCGAAATTCGAATCTTTCGACAACATATCTGCACGTTGATGAATGGGACGCGCCAATTACGAGTCAGCTCCAGAGATCTGTATGTTTGAAAACACAATAATACTCTTGAACCTTATGATGAGAAAGTAGGTGTGTAATCATTAAAGCTTTAGATCTGgtgatttgaagagttttGTAAACACGACAATGTGCAGGACAATATAGTTTTCGTGTTGCAGCATCTTAAGACGGAGTTGAATTGTTAGTCGAGGGTGAATTGGCGATTTTGGATATTCGGCTAGAATCGTTGGTGTAGATGATTTAGCTCTGCTTAAGAGTTTAGGTAACGTGCTTCTGGCTTGTATTTTCTCTGTACTTATCATATATTTATGTATTCTTTGTTGTATGGGCATTTCTCGGTAgatttcgcaaccatttttgGTATATAAAGCCAAAAGAGTTCTAACGGAAATTCCATCCAGTTAAATTGCAGATAGATAAAGATATTCTATCAGATTATGTATGATCTTACATCTTGGTCGTATACAAAGAAGTTTAAGTCTTGCGAAACTCAAATTAATTGGTTCCAATAAAATTTGACTGTGAAATTTCATCTCATTTCATCTCATTTGCCCTTATTTCATCCAACTGCACCCCCTTCCATATAAGATAGCCAAAGCCAGAATAACAGATTCCAGCACAGCCGCCGTGaccaaagagaaaagcCCACTTCCTACACAGTCTTGGTTACGAATTGAAAGTTTGTTTTATTGAAAAAGTACTTCTATACTAATTCTAGACATCGAAAATTAAACCACGTGAAAACTGCAACCCCGTGCAGTGTTATATACTTTTATAGAACCATACGTTCCTGAAACAGTCCAGTGTAGACTTAATTAGAGAAGGAACAAAGCGGCAAGGTAACCAAGAGAGCCTGCGGCAAGAGCAACAGCACCGTTGGTGGTGTCAGAAGATTCACTACTAGTGGTTTCACTGTCGGAAGCAGaaccagtagaagaagtagagaCCTTAGTAGTGCTACTGTGGGAAGAAGTGTGATTGGCAGTGACGTTGAAAGATGGCAAGTCTGTAGGAAGGACATCGTCCAAGAGGATAGACAGCAGCGATGGGCCTGGACCAAGCTTACAGTAGTTAGCCTTATATTCGTCAATGTCTGGAACACCTCCACCACAGTTACATTCAGCAAGACCGGCCCAGTAGTCACCGGACTCACAGAGACAAGTGTAAAGTTGAGCAAAGTCGTCGCCAGCGTCCTTCTTACAGTCGTTTTCAATGGCTCTGTAGATTTGACATGGTTCAGAGTTACAGTCTTCTACTTcactgctgctgctgtcgTCGCTGGTGGTGGTAGAGTCAGCTCTCTTAAAGTTGTTAGAGGCAGAGGCCGAAGCGACCAAGGCAAGCAAAGCAAGTTCGAACTTCATTTTGTAGACTTAATATATTATTCTTTACTTGAAGTCAACGGCCATTTTCCACGAATTTGTCAGGTTTCGCCAGCCTATATATATGAGCAGGAATCGTGAAAAATTGCCCATTACTATCCCGAAAGTGGTATTTCTAATTATAGAGAAACTCAGAACttattttgatttcatccCAATCCAGTATTCGCAATAGTTGCCCGACGTATGTTTCTGTCACAAATTGATTGTCTGTCTCGACAGGGCACGTCTAGTGGTTTTGTGAAGCAATAATTTTCTGGCTACAGCGAAAATGTGGGTGGTTCAGttactgaaaattttcaagtGCATCGTTGCCTAGACGAAACTTGCTTTGGTTGAGGCAATCACTTTGCTTGATTTGGTAAATTATGTTCGAGTTCCTGTGTATCGGCAAAGAACTTGATCCATTAGCCAGCCATATAAGGGGTTCGGAGCCTTTGGTTTTGATTTGGTTTTAATTTGATTTGATCTGGTTTGATCTGGTTTGCATCGTGATCCGTTGTCAGCTGCTACATAGTTTCCTCTTTCAATGGACATACCCAATCCAAACGAATGTATTACAATGCGGTGGCATGTCGTCTACGAGCCCTTTGTCCAAAATACCCCAACACGTTGGCTGGTGATGTCGCACGCATTTCTTGGTGAATTCTCGACCTGCCCCTATTTTTAGCTTCGCCTGCTCGACTACCCGGTGTTATTAGATACTGTTCTGCCTGGCACATGCAAACACCTCTAAGCCGCGAACATAGCTTCGAGGAGGGGATCCGCTTTCACATATAGATAAGCCCAAATAGACTGGTCCtctcaagttgaaattcCGATTCATTTTCAGGGTCAGAGTAGTACTGATTTACGTAGGAAAATTCGTGCTTCACCATTATTGAATTGGTCCACTTGCACAAAAATTTGCTTCAGAATTAAAAATCTGATCTTCAGCCACTCGAGATCAGTGTTGTCCCACCTACAATTCCGCCTCTGACGGCTAGATGTAGGACCGAGTTATAAAATCCATTTAGTGTAGATCATACTAAGTCAAGTGGATATTTTCCTGTAGACCAGGAGATGCTATTTCATCTTCCGTATTGTTATCTAGTTTTACAATTCGAGTCACTGGGATTCAAATATGAGTACCATAATACCCCAGAAAACTGTAGTCCCCACAAACTACATTCGACATATTGTTTTTCGAACCTACACGTTTTCCTCCAAAGTTTAAATCGAATCAATTCAAACTTGAAATATTTTCGGTTATATATACgaacgaagaaaataaaTGTCTAAAGCGTTTGCAAAAAAACGCTACCTCGATATGTGCTTAAAAAATAATGCATAACGTAGAATACGAGACTGATTCATTCTTTAAGCAAGAACCA
Protein-coding regions in this window:
- a CDS encoding serine/threonine kinase; amino-acid sequence: EEDEVSLEVLEEMHKLEECFPVLSTDFRLIDKIGEGTFSTVYKAEALNGKVMLGSDMWKSPPLKKNKHKPVPKKKNPIVALKQIYVTSSPNRIHNELNLLYMLTGNANVAPLLDVLRYQDQVLAILPYYQHADFRDFYRDLPIKGIKKYFWELFHALDYIHEKGVIHRDLKPTNFLYDPFKGKGVLVDFGLAEKFNSTSKPSNACPCLSKEKLVVNRSHIKRLNVKGAYPKSDNRPPRRANRAGTRGFRAPEVLFKCTNQSTKIDIWSAGIIGFSLIARKFPVFNSPDDTDALLELALIFGIEKLQRCAELHGCGLEINLTNMAQSSGNLVKVLSDFIRHENENDCFPPDSVIQDTLKLFNKAGDKLVKPQFVGDLNDADAQYEGFKKNIEDYKDHKYLIELLYGCFRMDPTKRLSAREILQLPFFQELATSQDDDVLL
- a CDS encoding predicted protein, with protein sequence MKFELALLALVASASASNNFKRADSTTTSDDSSSSEVEDCNSEPCQIYRAIENDCKKDAGDDFAQLYTCLCESGDYWAGLAECNCGGGVPDIDEYKANYYLPSFNVTANHTSSHSSTTKVSTSSTGSASDSETTSSESSDTTNGAVALAAGSLGYLAALFLL